One window of the Rosa rugosa chromosome 3, drRosRugo1.1, whole genome shotgun sequence genome contains the following:
- the LOC133740344 gene encoding thioredoxin-like 4, chloroplastic yields MYRQNVLYSKAEASFNFGSKPIIKSRYEIPISFPERTHVRLCPSIRITGWEVSMFSHGFRAIKKIRVADENQGELSDEDDDLCPVECVREFYTDEEFFKILDTAKKSNSLVVVDFYRTSCGSCKYIEQGFSKLCKRAGEGEAEVIFLKHNVIDEYDEQSEVADRLRIKTVPLFHFYKDGVLLEAFPTRDKERITAAIRKYTSPETSELI; encoded by the exons ATGTATAGACAGAATGTTCTTTATAGCAAGGCCGAGGCCTCATTCAATTTTGGATCAAAACCAATCATAAAAAGTCGATATGAAATTCCCATCTCATTTCCTGAGAGAACACATGTTAGATTATGCCCTAGCATCAGAATTACAGGTTGGGAAGTTTCAATGTTTAGCCATGGATTTCGTGCTATAAAGAAGATCAGAGTGGCTGATGAAAATCAAGGAGAATTgtctgatgaagatgatgatctCTGTCCAGTTGAATGTGTTAGAGAATTTTATACTGATGAGGAGTTCTTCAAAATTCTTGATACGGCCAAAAAAAGCAATTCTTTAGTTGTTGTAGATTTTTATCGTACTTCGTGTGGAAGCTGCAAGTACATAGAGCAAGGGTTTTCAAAGTTATGCAAGAGGGCTGGTGAAGGAGAAGCTGAAGTAATCTTCTTGAAGCACAAT GTAATTGATGAGTATGATGAACAATCCGAGGTTGCAGACCGGCTTAGAATTAAG ACGGTGCCCCTCTTCCACTTCTATAAAGACGGTGTTCTCTTGGAAGCATTCCCAACCAGGGACAAGGAGAGGATCACTGCGGCAATTCGTAAATACACATCTCCTGAAACATCTGAATTGATTTGA
- the LOC133740341 gene encoding abscisic acid 8'-hydroxylase CYP707A1-like — MVAIFTYAFVSLLTIIFSYIFMKKNKGGEEELHDHGNENRAQLPPGSLGWPYIGETLQLYSQDPNIFFSARQRRYGKIFKTHILGCPCVMLASPEAAKFVLVTQAHLFRPTYPKSKEGLIGPSALFFHQGDYHIRLRKLVQGSLNLDAIRNLVPHIDAAAAFMTSESWGTGKVINTFHEMQKFSFEVGTLAIFGHLETRYKEELKKNYMVVDKGYNSFPINIPGTPYKKALLARERLRHILGDIIHERKEKRLPEKDLLGCLLSSINGGDVLSDDQIADNIIGVLFAAQDTTASVMTWIIKYLHDEPKLLEAVKAEQNAIRISNEQGNQPLSWAQTKIMPISYKVVLESLRMASIISFLFREAVVDVKYKGYLIPKGWKVMPLFRNIHHNPEFFTDPQKFDLSRFQVAPKPNTFMPFGIGVHACPGNELAKLELLIMIHHLVTKFRWEIEGSQSGIEYSPFPVPLKGLPVKFWRLE, encoded by the exons ATGGTCGCAATTTTCACATACGCTTTCGTTTCTCTCTTAACCATAATCTTCTCGTACATTTTCATGAAGAAGAACaagggaggagaagaagagctCCATGATCATGGTAATGAAAATAGGGCTCAGCTCCCTCCAGGCTCACTGGGTTGGCCTTATATCGGAGAGACTCTCCAGCTCTATTCTCAGGACCCAAACATTTTCTTCTCTGCCAGACAGAGAAG GTATGGGAAAATTTTCAAGACCCATATACTTGGGTGTCCATGTGTGATGCTGGCCAGCCCGGAGGCTGCAAAGTTTGTGTTGGTCACTCAAGCTCACTTGTTCAGGCCCACCTATCCCAAAAGCAAAGAgggtctgattggtccctccgcACTATTTTTCCACCAAGGAGATTACCATATCAGACTGAGGAAGCTTGTTCAGGGATCTCTCAACCTTGATGCTATTCGGAATTTGGTGCCCCATATCGATGCCGCGGCTGCCTTTATGACCTCGGAGTCATGGGGCACCGGGAAGGTCATTAACACCTTCCATGAGATGCAGAAG TTTTCTTTCGAAGTTGGCACACTAGCAATTTTTGGCCATTTGGAGACCCGCTACAAAGAAGAACTCAAAAAGAACTATATGGTAGTGGACAAGGGCTACAATTCATTCCCCATAAATATTCCCGGAACACCATATAAAAAGGCTTTACTG GCGAGAGAGAGGCTGAGACATATTTTGGGTGACATTATCCACGAGAGAAAGGAGAAGAGATTACCCGAAAAGGATCTCTTGGGTTGTTTGCTGAGCTCAATAAACGGAGGGGACGTTTTGAGTGATGACCAAATCGCAGACAACATAATAGGTGTGCTCTTTGCTGCTCAAGACACCACAGCCAGTGTCATGACCTGGATTATCAAGTACCTCCACGACGAGCCCAAACTTCTAGAAGCTGTCAAG GCCGAACAAAATGCAATTCGCATATCAAATGAACAAGGCAATCAACCATTGAGTTGGGCACAGACTAAAATCATGCCAATTAGTTATAAG GTTGTGTTGGAGAGTTTGCGAATGGCAAGCATTATATCATTCCTCTTTAGGGAGGCTGTGGTTGATGTGAAATACAAAG GttacttgattccaaaaggttGGAAGGTGATGCCTTTGTTCAGGAACATTCATCATAATCCTGAATTCTTCACCGACCCTCAGAAATTCGATCTTTCTAGATTCCAG GTTGCACCAAAGCCAAATACATTTATGCCATTTGGCATTGGAGTCCATGCTTGTCCAGGAAATGAGCTTGCTAAGCTGGAATTACTGATCATGATCCACCATTTAGTCACCAAGTTCAG GTGGGAAATTGAGGGATCCCAAAGCGGGATTGAGTATAGTCCATTTCCTGTGCCTCTGAAGGGACTTCCAGTCAAATTTTGGAGATTAGAATAG